AACTATAGTTAATCAAATCTATCAATAGataacatttgtatttttttttaaagattttatttattcattatagagaggagagagagagagagagagagagagagagagagaaggggggaggagcaggaagcatcaactcccatatgtgccttgaccaggcaaacccagggttttgaaccggcaacctcagcgtttccaggttgatgctttatccactgcgccaccacaggtcaggcaacatttgtatttcttacatAATTGTTCTTAGAACTATACAGATATATTTTACTTCTGTGAGTGAATTTATTAAAGCAGGGGACAGTGACACAAGAGTGGGTTTagcacagaggcagccacaggaggAATCCCAGGGGGGCAGCTCTGGCTCATGGAAGGTCAGAGAAAAGGGCCCCTGGGGACAGATTCAGGGGTTGCCCCGGGAAGAGCTGCCGCTGCCCCATGCTCCCCTGGTGACAGGTCTCGGGGGACCCTTAGCGATTAGGAGATGCTCGCCTacggaagagggggaagggaagggtttgTGTGTGCTCCCACGAGGGAGAGCCTGCTGAAGAATTTCGTGATATTACACATTAAttgtgtgatttaaaaaatattttcaagcatCTTCTCTTTCCCAGGAGCACCGCTACGCACTTCTTCCCTTACAGGCGAGCATCTCCTGAACTCTCAGGGCCCCCTCGAGACCTGTCACCAGGGTAGCAGGGGGCCGCGGCAGCTCATCCATGGCTGACCCCTGAATCTGTCCCCGGGAGCCCCTGTCTCTGACCTTCCATGAGCCAGAGCCACCCCCCCAGGATCCTTCCTGTGGCTACCTCTGTGCTGAACCCACTCTTGTTCCACTGTCCCccgctttttgtttttattcatttttatttttaaattttatttattgcttgatttagagaaagagagagagagagagaaagagcgagaaggagggagagggaacatcaacctgttgttccacttCCTCACGCATTCATTGGGTGagtcttgtacgtgccctgacagggattgaactggcaaccttgtcatgttgggacgatgctctaagtaACTGAACTTAACCTGGCAAGGGCTTCCTGTTCCCAGCTTTAACacatgtactctcaaaatcacctggacttctGTTGTGAAATCGTTCCtacatgaagtcaagaacccacagaCACAGGCCAGCCTGGGGCAGACCTGCTCTGGGCCTGGTCCCTTTCTAGTCAGTCTATGTCAActatatctcaattttaaaaagatatcaccttttatatttttaaagaaattacctatagattttttgtgtgtgacagagagagggacagatagtgacagacaggaagggagagagatgagaagcatcaattcttcattgtggcaccttagttgttcattgattgctttctcatatctgccttgaccgggggctacagcagagcgagtgaccccttgctcaaaccagagaccttgggctcaagatggttgagccttgttcaaaccagatgagcccgcgctcaagctggcgaccttggggtttggaacctgggtcctccgcgtttcagtccaacgctctatccactgcgccactacctggtcaggctacctatAGATTTTTTACCCTTTTAGGGGCAGAGCAGTGAAGAAGGGGAAGTTGTACTTTGCTTTTATCTGAACCATAACTCCTATACTGTGAACAATAAATTCATCAATCCTCATAAATATAGACGTTTTTCAACCAAAAATACTAAAGCTTACAGCTGCGCTGTGGGTTGCTGCTATAAACAATGAAccgttgccctggccagttggctcagtggtagagcattggcctggcatgcaggagtcccgggttcgatttctggccagagcacacaggagaagcacccatctgcttctccacccctccccttctccttcctctctgtctctctcttcccctcccgcagccaaggctccattggagcaaagttgacccaggcgctggggatggcaccatggcctctgcctcaggcgctagaatggctctggtcacaacagagcgacgctccagatgggcagagtatcgtcccctggtgtgcgtgccgggcggatcccagttgggtgcatgcgggagtctttctgactgcctccccgtttccaacttcaggaaaaaaaaaaaaaaagaaccgtgTTTGAGATCTTGCTCTCTGTCACTGTCCTCTACGCTCAAacttacaaaaaacaacaaacaaacaaaaacaatgaaaagaactTGTCACCTTCTCTCAAGACTGATCAGTGAACTTAAAGAGAAATTGCAAAAGCCTGGCCAGGtgattgcacagtggatagagcaggggtcgggaaccttttaggttgagagagccatgaatgccatacattttaaaatgtaattctgtgagagccatacaacaacccgtgtatgttacacattatccaataaaaatttggtgttgtcccagaggacagctgtgattggctccagccatctacAACCATGaaatgagtggtaggaaatgaatggattataatacatgagaatgttttatatttttaacgttacttttttttttttattaaagatttgtctgcgagccagatgcagccatcaaaagagccacatctggctcataagccatagtttcccaacccctgggatagagcatcaacctggtaccctgaggatccagatttgaaacccctaggtcaccggCTTGCATATGGGCTCATGCAGCTTGAGGGCAGtgtcattagcttgagcatgtGATGATCAAAATGATCCCagcgtctctggcttgagctccaaggtcgctggctagagcaaggggtcactggctcagcttgagcccccaggtcaaggcacacatgagaagcaaacaatgaacaactaaagtgccgcagctcctagttgatgcttctcatctctcatgcCCCTTTTCCTCCAGTCGTCTCTctgactcaaaaaataaaaggaactgtgagaatataaatttctattaaaaaaaagagagaagagcctgacctgtggtggcgcagtggataaagcgtcaacctggaaatgctgaggtcaccggttcgaaaccctgggcttgcctggtcaaggcacatatgggagttgatgcttccagctcctcccctctgtctctctctcctctccctctctctgtctctctctctccctctctctctcctctctaaaatgaataaataaaataaaaattaaaaaaaaaaagagaagaaattgcaAGAAGAAGAGGAATTTTTTCATTCCTTGCACATGCCCCTTTACTTGTCTAACTCTTGCCCTTGCAGGGGAGGGTCctgtttttatttactattttatattttgtaaacatGAACTCTTTgcaatcaatttttttaagtattgcaTCAACTATTATTTATCTTGATCACATAATTTTTTGCACCCCTCAAATACTGCTCCTGAGGTGACAGTCTTGCTTGTCTCACCTGGTATTAATATAAAGaacccttttattttaatttttaaaaatctgtcattactggccctggccggttggctcagtggtagagcattggcctggtgtgcaggagtcccaggttcgattcccggccagggcacacaggagaagcatccttctgctcctccacccctccccctctccttcctctctgtctctctcttcccctccagcagccaaggctccattggagcaaagatggctcgggcgctgaggatggctccatggcctctgcctcaggtgctagaatggctctggttgcaacagagtgacaccccagctgggcagagcattgccccctggtgggcatgcgggtggatcccagtcgggtgcatgcgggagtctgtctgactgcctccctgtttccaacttcagaaaaaaaaaaattatacaggtttcaggtatacaattctataatatgtaatatatctCCCCTCTGTTAGTTTTTTTCTACATAGAATAGTGAATTTATTCatgaaaaacaacaaatgaaagttTCACATGAACTTGCAAAGATGTATAGGGTTGTCCTACAATGTATACATTATAAAGTAATATTGGTATAAGATTTTAGAACAGGAAAAGCCATTACAGATTCTTGAAGTCTCTCATTTGACATGgtccaaattaaatttttattaataataaaacaataaaaaccaaaaaaataaacaagcaaaaaaaccccaaatacatttcttttagtagaaaaataaagcctggccaggtggtggtgcagtggatagagcattgacctgggatgctaaggacccaggttcaaaaccccgtcattgctgccttgagcacgggctcatccagcttgagcgcaggttcaccaggtTTAGCGTGGGaccttagacatgaccccatggtcactggcttgagcaaggggtcactggcttaactggagccccctggtcaaggcacatatgaaagcaatcaatgaacaactaagagcagtgcaactaggagttgatgcttctctctctcccttcctgtctgctctgtctctgtctctctcttgcttaaaaaaaaaaaaagaaaaggagtctTATCTAGTCCTTCTTAGATTCTAtcattttcttctaagaaatgATGGAATTAGTAAAGGTGTACCATTTGTATCACCACTAAGTACTAAATAAATGGGAGGGGCTAGTCATATAAAACCTACCTCCCCACCAAGCTGCTGTCTTTTGGTGGAAGGTTGAGACTCTTCTCTCTTCCAACATGGCTGATGGGGACTCTCCAAACAGTAAGTTCACACTTTCCACTGCGGTCTCAGTTCTGTTAGTTTGGGGAGGAAATTGGGCTCTAAACCTTGTGggtttgccctgaccaggcggtggcacggtggGTAGAGCACCAACCCGGGATGCTGAGATCTGtcgttcaaaacccggaggttgctggcttgagcacaagagcACAAGGttggcttcagcaagggatctctggcttggcttgaacacccttccccttccatcaaggcacatatgagaagcaatcaatgaaccactaaagtgaagGAACTACAGGTTGATCCTATCTCTCTTTCCTGCTTCTTTCTTCccgtctcccccctcccccctttccgaaagaaaagaaaaataactttacagGCTTGTTAGAAGCAGTGGATGCTCCATTTCTTAAACTTCTAAATGACGGTACTGGGGTTAGGGAAACCATTTTCTCTGGGGTCAGATGAATATCGGCTGTCTTGGGCGCATTTGAGCATCAGGACAGCCAAGAAGTGAACACACCAAAATCTCGtttcaggaaggaagaggagaggagagaacagatagggaaaaggagagggagagaggacacaactcaaagaaagaaactaagagGCGCCACACAGGTCTGAGACCAGAATGCCTTTAGAGTCAAAGGAGCTTCCAGATTTCCTTCttgcttctgtttttttgtttgtgtttttccctCTCCTAACCAAACATAATCCGGTTGAAAATTCCCGTTGGCTTACACTTCTGTTTCAGGAAATCTGACCATTGATtcgttgtggggcagctgtgtgaggTTTGCTGGctagtttaccagctgcaagcacttggcCCGATGGGTGCGTGAGTGTGTGGGTTCACACGTGTGTCTGGCTTATGTCAAGCTATGGGTGCTTGAGCTCTGGGGGATGgcggatggtggattgcctgcccgccccTGTGGGGGGCCATTTTTGCagttttctttgcctgagaagtggttttcccttgcctgtgggcTCATCTGCCATTGGGAGACTGTTAAACAGAACGACCCAACGCTTTCcgtctgcagtttctctactgtctgcccaaatccaccGTGGACCTGCCTGctctcagccaccagcattacatcagTCTAATGCCACCATTGCCATTCTGGGTGTTCTAAATGTCCTCCTGACTGTCTGTATCAACCCTGACCTCTCAGATCATTGGAAACTTCTGTCCAAATCATCATTTCTTAGTTTCTGATGAaagttttacttgtttttgttggaggcgggggggggggggagagtagtTATTTCGTAGTgtttagggtttttatttttttgtgtgatagagacagagagagtcagagagaaggacagatagagagataggaagggagagagataagaagcatcagttgttcgttgattgctttctcatatgtgccttgggggctacagcagagcaagtgacccctcgctcaagccagcgaccttggacttcaagccagtgacctttgggctcaagccagcgaccatggggtcatgtctaggatctcaCACTAAAGCTCCTGAGCCCGTACTTAAGCCAGCTACCTCAGCGTTTTGAACttggtcctctgcctcccagtcctacactctatctactgcgccaccacctggtcaggctttgcatcatttaaaaaaagatttttttaaaaattgattttagagataggaagggagggggagagaaacatcaattgtttcacttatttatgaattcattggttgattcctttccctctttctctctctctctctttcttactttcttttttaaattttattttgagagaggcagggagagaaaggcaggaacattgagctgctcctgtatgtgccctgactggagaatcaaactagcaacctctgtgctctgggatgacactccaaccaactgagctatctggccagggctcagttttcactgatttttagaaagactgtgagagaaaaggagagaggggaggcggAGGGGAAGCAttggttgttccactcagtcctgcattctttggttgcttcccgtgtgtgtgccctgactgggcatcgaacccacaaccttttccttttgggacaatgctcttaacttactgagctaactggccagggccttttacttTTTCCCCCCTTAAACATAGCACAAATTGGTTATCTTAACGTGCTGGAGGTCCGAAGTCTGTCATAGGTCCCCAGGACTGTggcttctggaggctctaggggacaATGTACTTCCTTGTCCTTTCTAGCTTCTGAGATTGCCAGCATGCCTCAGCTGTGGTCCTTCCTCCATCTTGAAAAACAACAGCAGAGCTTCTTGACATCTTTCCCTGTCTTTGTGGCCACATGGTTTTTTGTCTCTCTGATCTCCTGTCTCTcttcattggttaatttttttttttaagcgagagacagacaggcaagaagggataatgatgagaagcatcaacttgtggttgtggctctttagttgttcactgatttcatttattgctttctaatACGTGGCTTGACGGGAGGGGGGGTTCCGTCTGAGCCAGTGACTGCTTGcctaaaccagtgaccatggagtcatgtctatgaccccacactcaagctggagagcctgcactcaagcagggaccttggggttttgaacctgagtcctcagtgtcccaggtcaatgctctatccactgtgccactgcctggtcaggctcactggtttattcttatatgtgccctgacgactggggatggaacttgcaaccttggcgtatcgggacgatgctctaaccaactgaactacctggccagggctctcattAATTTTTCATGGTGTTTGAAAGCAGAAGAACTTAACTGCCCAATCAAGGCATTCAGATCAGCTGGAGAAGTTCAAGAATCCCCTTTGGCATGGAAGGGCTTTATAATCCTGTGAGAGTTTTGACCCTACTACacgggtctcaaactcgcggccgtgcggcccacccaccaattttgtgcggcccgcagactaatcaaacttcgtggattaatctgcaggccagtctgtgggccgcacaaaattggtgggtgggctgcatgcggcctgcaggccgtgaGTCTGAGACCCCTGCTAATAGGTCCTACTGAATTCCACCTgaaaagaggaagtgagagacCGATCAGCTTGAACTGGGATGTTGGAATGTATGAATGGACTCATTCAATGATTCTTCTCTCCTGATCTTTCCGTAGCCATGCACTGTCGACGCAGCCGCACGAAATTCACGGAAGATCAGTTGAAAGTCCTCATCCAAGCATTCGACCAAAATCCTTACCCAGGTTACGCCATCAAGCAAAAGCTTGCTTTAGAAATGAACATCGAAGAGTCCAGAATCCAGGTAAGTTACAAACTGTGGATCTCCGAGACAAGAAGTAGAaagcatggggtggggggagagccgTGAATTGAGCACATATTAGCCCCAGTGCGCTGAGGGCTTTGCATggaacatcttttctttctttttttgagttcagagagacagaaagagaagtacTCATTTGCTGTTCCCCACTTCAGTGGTGCATTCATTGGCCACTTtctctatgtaccctgactggggattgaacccgcaaccttggtgttttgagatAACAAATTGATTAAGCTCACCGCCCAGGGCCTGTTGTCGTTCTCTTGTGTGTGGAATGTCTTGATCAACATGCAGAGGACACTCATAAGGATATTGCTCCTGGTCTCACTTTATAAATGTGGACACTGAGCATGACAGAGGTCACAGGAGTGGGAAAGAGTGAGTAGGTACACTGTCAGAGCAGGGAAAATGCTTgattcagttcttttttaaaaaagtttattggggtaacattggttaataaaattatgtttcaaggaTATAGTTGTATAAttcatcacctgtatattgcgttgtgtactcatcacccaagtctagtctccttatgcctgaccaggtggtggcacggtaGATAGacagttggactgggatgtggaggacatgggtttgaggccccgaggtcatggcttgagtgtgggatcatagacatgaccccatggttgctggcttgaagcccaaggtcactggcttgagcaaggagtcactcgctctgctggagccctgcggtcaaatcacatatgagaaagcaatcaatgaacaactaaggagctgcagcaaagagttgatgcttctcgtctcgtctgcctgtccctctgtctgactctgtctctgtcaaaaataaataaaataaaaataaagtctagtcttcttctgtcaccatatatctgACCCCCTTTAGGAATCCTCTGCACCCTGCCCCTCTGGGAAGCACTATACTcctgtctgtgtttatgagtctgTTCGCTTGTTGCTTCCTGTTTCATACCCAACAAGTCAATCCTTTGAGTTGGTTCTTAAAAGCATAACAATCCCAGCATCTACTGATTCGCTTAAAAGATTGTTAGAACCCATCAGGTCAGGACCAGATTGTGAGGATCCTCAAAACCAATCCCTGACCTGAGACTGAGTCAGAAGGGACAGAGATCAGCACTAATCTTGAGCGTCGAGGCCTCAGCACAATGACTGCCTCTGGGACAAGGCGGCAATGGGGCTGGTCTGGCACAATCATACTCagttctctcttcctcactcagATTTGGTTTCAGAATCGAAGAGCAAGGCACCAAGTCCAGAAAAGACCAGAGCATGAGGAGGACTTAGAAGCAAGCCAAGACAAAGATCAGCCTGTAGAGAAGACTCAAAGTAAGTAGCCTGCTGCAGTCCTGTTCCCCCAGCAGAGCCCCGGGGTATCCAAGCACCTCTCTCTGGGTGTGGAGCCAACTGCTACTCTGACAgaatggtctctctctctctctcgctctctctcgctctctctcgctctctctctcgtCTGGAACCTCCTGGTCAGTGTCTTCTAGTGGCAAACGGTTCAACATAGCTCCTGGAAATTCTTCTCTGCGTGATCCATGGACCTTCCTTCTAAAttgttagagagaaagaaagagagagagaaacatcgatgtgTTTgtggttctacttatttatgcattcagtggtggATTCTTTGTGTGCACCTTGACAGGGCATCGAACCCAGAACCTTGGTATTTAGCACCCCTTCTCAATCTGGTCCTGACATGATTTGCTACAACAGCCTTTTAAACTAGTAACTCGATTCTGTGGTCATTATGCATTTAAGGACCAAGTCAAAGAATGAACTTTGTCGGATATAAAACGGGAAGCAAGAAGAGAAcagactcataaacacagacaggAGTGTAGTGCTTCCCAGAGGGGCAGGGTgcagagggtaaagggggtcagatatatggtgacagaaggagactagactttatttttatttattttttgacagagacagagagagagtcagagagagggacagatagtaagggagagagatgagaagcatcaactctttgttgcagctcattagttgttcattggttgctttctcatatgtgacttgactgagggggtgctacagcagagcgagtgactccttacctaagccagcgaccatggggtcatgtctatgatcccacgctcaagcctgacgagactgcgctcaagccgatgacctcagggCCTCCAACCTGGGCATTGGGGTGACACTCTAATGAAGTAGCTACCCAGCCAGGTGAGTGGAGATCTGGGACATGTTTGGTTAATTGTTTGACTAGGGGAACTGAACTCTGCGGTCTTCCACCTCCCCCAGGTAAGGAAGGTAGACGTTGTCGGACCAGCTATACTTCCTCCCAGCTGCACACCCTCAACACGGCGTTTGCGAACAACCCTTATCCTGGGATTGAGTCCAGAGAGCAGCTTGCTAAGGACATCGGGGTTCCAGAGTCAAGAGTCCAAGTAAGTGCTAAGGCATCTGATGGTTCATCTCCTAGGCATGGAGAtgtctgggggaggggagccacTCTGGCTTGGAGCAGTTCATCAACATGCTGGGTACTCTCCCATCCCCCGGGCCTTTCATGAGTGACCCTTTCCATCTGGTAAGTTCTACCTCCAGGAACCCATGTAGCCCATGCTCTCACtgccttcagttttttttttgtttgtttgtttgtttgtgacagagagaaagagagggacagacagacaggaagggagagagatgagaagcatcaattcttcattgtggcaccttagttgttcactgattcctttctcatgtgtgccttgacttggggctacagcagagccagtgaccttgggcttcaagccagtgatctttgggctcaagctagtgactatggagtcatgtctatgaccccacgctcaagccggcaaccccatgctcaagccggcaacctcggggttttgaacctgggttctctgcgtcccagtccgacgctctccccactgcgccaccacctggtcaggccgcctTCGATTCCTTTCTGTCGTAATCATTGTTGTATTCCTTGTGCTCTGAACAGTGACCCTCATTAAAAAtgggttgaatgaatgaaggaaggatgggacatTACTTTGCATGGAATGTGAGTCACTCACATGGCTGAAGTCTTTCTATGACAtccttctgctttttaaaattattcctgggatacctgacctgtggtggcacagtggatcaagcatcaacctggaatgttgaggtcactggttcaaaaccctaggtttgccctgtcaaggcacatatgggagttgatgcttcctgctcctcccccttctctctctctctatctctctctctgtctctcttctctaaaatgaataaataaattaaaaaaaattattctggtgcaatggataaagcattgacctggaaatgctgaggtcaccggttcaaaaccctggacttgcctggtcaaggcacatatgggagttgatgcttcctgctcttccctcccctttctctctctctctctttctcactctcctctctaaaaattaataaaaataaaaaataaaaaaaaataaaaaattattcctgGGTTTACTTTAGAGATTGAACCTTTAGTTCAAATCTAGAAAacaacaaatgagcaaacaaaacgaaacagagaaaatattcatAGCTACTGAGAACAAGCTCATGGATGCCGGGGGCACAAGATGGGTGCAAAGGGGAAGAGGATTAAGTATAGACCTTCAGTTATAAGATAAGtcatgggggccctggctggt
The Saccopteryx bilineata isolate mSacBil1 chromosome 3, mSacBil1_pri_phased_curated, whole genome shotgun sequence DNA segment above includes these coding regions:
- the DUXA gene encoding double homeobox protein A, which gives rise to MGRDHGRAGFWTRYLSVPGGRSAHCATKAMHCRRSRTKFTEDQLKVLIQAFDQNPYPGYAIKQKLALEMNIEESRIQIWFQNRRARHQVQKRPEHEEDLEASQDKDQPVEKTQSKEGRRCRTSYTSSQLHTLNTAFANNPYPGIESREQLAKDIGVPESRVQIWFQNRRSRVQVQVKKEPD